From Chiloscyllium plagiosum isolate BGI_BamShark_2017 chromosome 38, ASM401019v2, whole genome shotgun sequence, a single genomic window includes:
- the LOC122541753 gene encoding sorbin and SH3 domain-containing protein 1-like produces MNIAEKSVHYCSNLSHPLHSRHKVSAHNSKPSLIISQQPRGQQQGTSPERKLAATALFQALYSYVPQNEDELELREGDIVDVMEKCDDGWFVGTSRRSKQFGTFPGNYVKPLNL; encoded by the exons ATGAACATTGCAGAAAAGTCTGTTCATTACTGCAGTAACCTTTCTCACCCGCTTCACTCTCGGCACAAGGTGTCTGCCCACAACAGTAAACCATCTTTGATCATTTCTCAGCAACCTCGGGGACAGCAGCAAGGGACGAGCCCGGAGCGGAAACTGGCTGCGACTGCCCT CTTCCAAGCGTTGTACAGCTACGTCCCGCAGAACGAAGATGAGCTGGAACTTCGCGAAGGGGACATTGTGGATGTGATGGAAAAGTGTGATGATGGCTGGTTTGTTG GAACATCCAGAAGATCTAAACAGTTTGGTACCTTCCCAGGCAACTATGTCAAACCACTGAATTTGTAG